The region CTTTTGCTGCCCCCAAACTCCCATCTCATTGATGCTGGTATCGTACAGGAGCTGGGGACTCTCGGCACGCTGTGCTGGGCAGGTTTGGTGCTGAGCAGGACGCAGTGACCCATATCCTGGGGCTTGGGTGTGTGCGTGGGGTCTGTGCCGGGGGCAGCTGGGGCCAAGGGACCAGTAAGCACCTCCTGTCTCTCTTCTCACAGCCTCTcgcttctcctcctctttgctcCTGCTCTCTCCATTCACCTTTCCCATCCTGTACTTCTTGCCTCCAGCTGGTGCAGACCCTGAGGAAGAGGCAGGTGCCGGGTCCCCTCGCAGCCCCCGTTCCCCCCTGCCTGTGCCCACCCTACCAGGCAGGAGGGATCCCCATGTGGCATCCGAGCCTTGAGGCCAGcgttaagaaaagactggatgtggcacttagtgccctggtctagttgccatggtggtgtcagggcaatggttggactcgatgagcccagagggctcttccaacctcagtgattctgggattctgtggtgtcctggggtgcgtgaggaagagtgtgggcagcaggtcgagggaggttctcctgcccctctacatggccctggtgaggccacacctggagtaactgtgggcagttctgggcccccagttcaagacagaccaggagctactggagagagtccagcggaggggtacggagatggtccgagggctggagcatctctgctgcgaggagaggctgagggagctggggctgttcagctggagaagagcagactgaggggggatcttatcaatgctcacagatacctcaggggggtgtcaaggggatggggccagactcttctcagtggtgcccagcgacaggacaaggggcaacgggcacaagctgaaacacgggaagttccatctgaatatgaggaggaacttctttggtgtgagggtgccagagccctggcacaggctgcccagggaggggggagtctccttctctggagatattcaaacccacctggacatgaccctgtgcaacgtgctctgggtgaccctgcttgggcaggggttgggctgggggatctccagagctgccttccaaccccaaccactctgGGATTGTGTGACTTTccattcctccctccctcccacctcccactCTCCACTTCTAAAAGGCTCCGACGCCATTCGCCGTCAGTCGGGGCTGGGGGCACAAACCGCTGTGCAGCAGAGGGTCCGCAGGCAGCGGCGCGCTGGGGCATGGCTTGGCACGGGAACGCTGACCCTCTAATCCCTCCCTCCGGGATTAGAGATTTGCACCAGCCGCCCCCAGGAACGGGGGGGACCGGGGGGTCCGGGTGGGCTGAGCACACGCAGAGGAACCCGCTGATGAGGTTGTCCCCAGTCCTGCAGCTGGAAGGgcaccagctccagcagccacACGGCTTCTTCGGCGCCCAGGCTGAGCCGTGCCATGCCGTGACCCCACCGGGATCCccggggacgggggggctggcagggcccTTTTTGAGGCAGCGGGAGGGAGCTGCGGGCACCGAGCAGAGCCCAGCGGTGCCATCCAGCCCCGCTGTGCCCGCTCAGGGGCCTCCGgaccccctgccctccccaccccaccgccCCCCGCTGCTGCATCCCCCTGTGTGCGGGCCGGGGGTGCGTGCTCAGCGGCACTCAcgtcctctctctcccctccgcCTTCTCCACCCCCAGAGACTTAACGCACTGCGACTCCGACTCCTCCATCCCGCACCTGAGCGAGCACCAGCGTGTCCCCAGCGCGGCGCCCAAGCTGCTGGCTGCGCGGCCCAACCTGCTGACGCGCTCCGTGGAGGAGGGGGTCCCCGGGCAcccccccgctgccgccgccacAGCCACCCCCAACGGTGGCAGCCGGCACAGCGAAGCCTCCGCCCTGGGCGCTCTGCCCGAGCGGCTGCCCGAGAGCCCCATGGTGATGAAGAAGATGATGATGGTGAACCACGGCATGGAGAAGTCCTCGAGCCTGGGGGAGATCAGCCACCCGGCAGCGGGCAAGCCCAGCCACTCGGATTCCTCGCGCTcgcacagccccagctccaccGACCCCGACACCCCGTCCCCCATCTCTGACTGCCGGCCCGGCGGCACCAAGAGCACCCGCATCCCGCAGCTGGCCGCCAAGAAGAGCCCGGGGGACGAGGACAGCAGCTTGACGGGCGACGAGGTCGACCTCGGccagagcaagaaaaaattcCCCCTAAAGATCTTCAAGAAGCCCAAGAAGTAgagaggggaggtggggggaagaggaaacCCACCCAGGAGCACGACGATGCGCTGGGGCCAGGGGGTGGCCGGGCACTGGGAGCGCAGCCCGGCCCCAGCACCCTCCGCACCCTCCCTTCCTGACGCCGGCAGCGGGAGGAGCTATTTAAACTTATTTATTTCTTgatctctgagaaaaaaaaacatgaagacGACGGCTCCCCCCGAAGAGAACAGCCGCCCTTTCTCCCCCTCGActgctgcagcccctggctTTGCTGTGCATGGCTTCCAGTTACTCCTGCCTCCGCTCAGCCACGCGGCATTTGGGTTTGGTTtaatgtggttttatttttttatttttttttttttttttttttttaattatttttttttttttttttttccggttCTTTTGCCTCTTCCAACTTTTGCACAAGCTGGATGGAAGGTCGGGGCGGTGGGAGCACGCGGAGCGGGCGCTCGCCTCTCGGGGTGACTCCGGGGCGAGCTGCCCCGTGGGCATCGCAGCGGTTCCCTCCTGAGCCCCCGTCCTGCACCCCGGCCCCCATCGCTGGGACGTTGGGAGGGGGAAGCTCTTGATGAGCAAGAGCAGGGAGAACACCCTCTGCCCGTGCCGGTACTCTGCgtcccccagctctgcccccagctctgcccgcagccccggggggccGTGGTGGGACTGGGCTGCCCACGCAACCCCAAGCCTGGGGGGTTGGATGCTGGGGCGGCTGCTCCGGGGTGGAGGAGCCCCCGGCTGCCCCCACCTTCTCACCCCATGGCCATGCtcggggggagcagggctggaggcgGCTCCTCCGAACCCCGAGGTGCCCGgctcggcggggcggggagcggggaccctggtgatggaggagcacccaggggtgctggtGCAGAGCTGGGTCCAGCCACCACGTCCGTACAAAGAGGAGGGGGCTCCCGGGTGCGGGGCCCGTCCCCTGTGCCCGTGAGCAGGGCATGGCAGGGCTCTCCCTGGCTGGGACGGGCAGGCTGGTTGTGGGTGGCAGGAGCCTGGCAACGTCCCCCCTCTCCTGGCTCCATCCCCCTGAGCGGACGAGCCCTCGGGACGGGTGCTGGGGGCTCTGCGCCCTCCCCGAGGACCGAGGGGATGCGGGCGGACACGGAGGAGGCTCACACGACCTGCTGCCCTAAGAGGCCGTGTGGGCAGCCGGAGCCCGGTGTCTGCCTGGCTGTGCCAGCCCATGGCCCGGGCCCGTTCGGTGCCAGCACAGCCTGTGGCAGGTCCTGGTCTGGCCCGAGCCACTGCCTGGGGCTTGGCAGCCGTCCCGTCCTCCCTCAGCAGCTGCGGGTCTCATCCTGCTGCTCAGAGCCCTCCTCGCCTCTGCGTGCTTCCCCCATCGCAGCCTGGGCCACCGAGGGGGGTGCTTGGGGCAGTCGCTGTCTGTGGGACGAGCCCTGCTCTGGCCTGGggtcagccctgccctggggtcagccctgctccatcctggggtcagccctgccctggggtgAGCCCTGCTCCATCCTGGGGTCAGCACTGCCCCGGGGTGAGCCCTGCTCCATCCTGGGGTGAGCCCTGCTCCATCCTGGGGTCAGCACTGCCCCGGGGTCAGCCCTGCTCCATCCTGGGGTCAGCCCTGCCCCGGGGTGAGCCCTGCTCCATCCTGGGGTCAGCACTGCCCCGGGGTGAGCCCTGCCCCATCCTGGGGTCAGCACTGCCCTGGGGTGAGCCCTGCCCCATCCTGGGGTCAGCACTGCCCCAGGGTGAGCCCTGCTCCATCCTGGGGTCAGCACTGCCCTGGGGTGAGCCCTGCTCTGTCCTGGGGTCAGCCCTGCCCCGGGGTGAGCCCTGCTCCATCCTGGGGTCAGCACTGCCTCGGGGTGAGCCCTGCTCTGGCCTGGGGTGAGCCCTGCTCCATCCTGGGGTCAGCACTGCCCTGGGGTGAGCCCTGCTCTGGCCTAGGGTCAGCACTGCCCTGGGGGTCAGCCCTGCTCCATCCTGGGGTCAGCACTGCTCCATCCCAGGGCTGAACCCATCCCGAGGGCTGACCCTATCCCCAGGGCTGACCCTCGCTCCGTCCCACGCACATCtccgcagcccctgcccgcagcaCCCAGTGCCAGGGCTGGCCCAGGAGCCCCCATCCATCCCCCTATCCATGTCCCTCGAGGCTGCTGCCTGGCACGACACAACCCCCCCTCCAGAGCTCCCCACCAAGCCCAggggtcccagccctgccaccccccatccccagcccccccgTGCCACCATCCAGCCTTAGCTGCTGCGGgcagagggggctgcagggctggcggggaggaaggggaggccGGGCGGGATGCTGACCCCCCCCGGGGCCTTGCTTTATGCCAGAGTAACGTATATCCGTGTACGGTGACAATACAGGAAGGGCTCTAAAGGCGTTTTTTTGTTCCGTAGGTGGTAGGTAGACAATTACTGTTGCTTTGagataagtgaaaaaaaaattcctctcaCTGACTAAGTGCCTGCATTCCCCCGCGGCTGCTCCGCGGGGACGGGGGACACCGCGCTCGGCCCCCGCgctcggggctgctgccccCGGCCCGGGGTGCGGGGCTGCCCGGGCGGGAGCCGGGGGCCGGCGGTGCTGCTTGTGGTGGCGGAGACCTGTCGATGCTTCTGGCGAAGGGGCTGGGGATCCACCGGCGGCGACTCCTGACGCATCTGCCAactcttgatttatttttttttttttttttttttttttttgggggggcggggaggtCATTTCATAAAACTTTTCAATCCAATAAAGCATGTAGTCTATTTTACGAGCCGGCGGCTGCTGTGCTGTCTTCTTCCAGGCTGCAGCGTGGGGAGGGTGGGGGCCCTGTCGGTGGCAgcggggggggtccctggggaccATACCCCAGCCAGTCCAGTGGCCAGATGGACGCCCTGGCTCTCCCCCATCTTCTAATGAGATTATGATGAACAAAATTCATCCACAGGAGCCCACGCCGGAGGTCAGCGTGCCGTTCCCACCGCCACGGGGGGCTTGGTCGGCCTGGCCCCTGCTCGAGGCGGCTGCAGGGACCCCATGgcagcctgccctgccaggAGAGCGCGGGGTCGGGGCCAGGGGGGCACAGCCACCCCCAAACCTCTCCAGCGAGACGTGGCAGCTGCCCAGAGGCAGGCGAAGGGCCAGAATACAGCCTGGTCCCTCACAGAGAGTCCCCTGGAAACACCTTCGGAGCAGGCAGAACGTTTCCaggaaaaagcattaaaatctGCGCTGGGATCGGTGGTGACCGTCCGCCGGGATGGGCGACGGCGACGGCACAAGGGGAGCCACACGCACCAGCAGCCAGCCCCTGGGCAGGTGTCCCCATCGCCCAGCGGGTCCCGTCTTCCCGGGGGGCTCCGAGCGGGGACGAGGGGTGCCCCGGGGCTGGCATCAGTCTTGGCTGCTGCGGTGGGGCGACTCGGTGCCATCGTTTCTGCTCAGGGCGATGACGACGTCTCCGGGCACGTCCTAGGCAGCGGCCCCCCTccaggagggcaggggctgggtggCTTTCTTGAAGCGCTGCGGGTGGGCGAGGGTGAGCGGGGctgccctgagccccccgcgggGCAGCGGGCAGCATCACTGGGGGTACGGCCATGGAGGGGCTCAGATCCCCACGCTCGCCCCGGCCCCGTGGCTCCTGCCcttggggaaggggcagcatcgcctctgccctgctgctggcttctcccaccctgtgcccagcaccggggcagcccctgctctgccccagtcCCCGTGCCCATCCCAGTGCCCCATCCCGCCTCGCACACTCACGTCGCTCAGCGTCCCCGACTCGCGGGCCAGGGCCACGGCAGCCCCGAGCGGGAGCGGCAGGCAGGTGAGGATGCCCAGGCAGATGCCCAGGCGCCTGCCCCACGCCGGGAACTCGTAGGTGCCGTAGTGCAGGGCCGCGCTGTGCGTGTCCAGGGCGGTGTAGAAGAGCGTGCACTGAGGGGCAGAGTGGCAGGAGCGACCTGACGCCACGGCACCGCCTGGCCCCGGGGGTCTCAGCCTGGCTGGGTGCCACAGGGACCCCCAGGGCCACCCCGAACTCCCTCCAGAAGGCACAGAGAGACCCgggagggcactgggatggGGCAGCCCCGCTCCAAACCCCCAGCAAGAGCTGCCCCCCCtcagagggaagggagagacgGAGGGAGAGGGGGTCTTCCCCCCCGACCTGCAGCCCCAGGCGGTGGCTCGGTGCTCACCAGCAGCACGATGGGGGTAGCAAAGACCCAGCACACCTTGAAGTAGACCAGCATGCGGCGGCACCAGGGCGGGCACTGGCAGATCATGTCCGTGATGTCCTGGCAGAACTGTTTCACGCCTGCAGGGACCCCAGGAGAGGGTCACGACCGGGGTCCTGCCTGGCCCCAGCACGGCCCTGCCCGGTGCACCCACCCCACGGCACCCACGACACCCTGAGCTGGGGCTGCGCCATGCCGGCAGCGGCACTGCTGGGTGCTGAACATCCACCACTCTTTGGAGGGTGGAGAGGAAATTCTGCCCTCCATGCACGAGGAAAATCACACCCCGGCGTTGCACCACCTCCTCACAGGGCCAGGCTGCGCGTGGGCAGCAGGACGGGggtccctccctgcccaccccagctccaCGCTCTCCGCAGCGGAGGTGGGGGCTCTGGGAATGCCAGGCCTCGGCAGCGTGGCAgccaggggctgccctgtgctgtgaACACCCCGCAGCAGTGTCCCCGGGCTGGCAGAAGTGTCCCCGGGCTGGCAGCAGTGTCCccgggctggcagcagctcGCTCCGCTCACCGTAGCAGTAGGCGATGCCCAGGCACATGAAGAGGGTGATGATGATCAGCCCAAAGCTGGTGCTGTACGTGTCAATGAGGATGAACCAGAAGATGCCTCCCTGGGAGGTGGTAAGGGATGGGGTCAGCACGGCTCGGGGCAGCAGGGCCACCACCGACGCCAGGGCCCACGCACAGCCCTCTGTCCTCCCACCCGAGGGCTTGTGCAGAGACACAGGCTCTTCCCCATCCTCCACCCCAGCATCACCCcgagggtgctgggtgctgctggaggcgGGTGCAGGGGACCCCATACCTGGGTGACCAGCGGGAGCCCCAGCAGATATAAGAAGGTGCAGAGAGCACCCAACAACACCGCCTTCCTCCTCCAGTCCTTCAGGGCTGGGAACCTGTCCAGGACGTCTGTGGTGATGCTCTCAATGTTCCCAAACTGAGGGATGGGGGATGTCAGTGCGGGGGGGGGAGGAtgtcccagtccctgcctcctcctcgaCTGGGAGCAGGGGATGGTCTTCACAGAGGGGACTTGGCAGGGCACTGTCCCCATgtgcatccccatccctgtgaCTTCTGGGCACGTGGAGAATCTCATGCCCAGAGCCAGTGGGATGTGGCTGCATCCTTGCCCCATCGCTTTGGGTGCCCGAGGTGACACTCACCAAAGTGACCACTCCGAGCGTGACGAGCaccaggaagaagaggaaggaccAGAGCTGGGAGGcgggcagcagggagaaggtTTCGGCGTACGCCACGTGGATCATCCCGGGGCCTGCGGGGTGAGACGAAGGGGAGCGTGAAAGGACGGGCCGAGCCCACCAAGGCTGGACATGAGCTCGGGTGCACCAACAAGGGCACCGGGACGTCCCCTGGCACGGCACAAGCCCCGGCTCCCCGAGCCCACACCTGAGATGGTGACGCTGCCCACGGGGACTCGTTTCCTCCAGGCCATGTGCCCCAGCACCGAGAAGATGGCGAAGCCGGTGAAGAAGCTGATGCAGCAGTTCCAGATGGTGAAGACCAAGGTGTCCCTGCGGGGAGGGTGTGACAGCCCGGCGCCCACGGGGtgaggatggagatgggggCATCCGGATGGGCTGTGGGGCTCGGACCTCCCCATCACCACCCcgcaccccccggcccccgcgccccggccccgctcaccgGATGACGTTGTCAGACTTCTTGCGGGCGGCCACGGAGAGCAGCGACCCCCACCCGATGCCCAGGGAGTAGAAGATCTGCGAGGCCGCGTCGCTCCACACCTGGGGGACgatggggtggtggtggggggctgcaggacttccccagcccaccccaccagccccagacGGGGGGGTCGCTGCCGCCggggacccccggccccgctgcggggTTACCTGTGCGCTCCGCAGCCGGCTCCAGTCCGGGACGATGTAGAAGCGGATGCCGTCAAGGGCGCCGTCCAGCGTGGCCCCCCAGATGATGAGGATGAAGTTGACGACGTAGGGGAAGGCGGCGGTGAGGTACAGTGTCTGCGCAGGGCATggcacggctcggctcggctcggccccTCCGCCCTCCCGCCAcccgccccgcgctgcccctCACCTTGCCCGAGTTGCGGATGCCCTTCAGCGTGAAGAGGAAGACGAGGATCCAGGCCGCCAGCAACCACAGGGCGAGGGGCCACTGCACGAGGCCGGGGTCCCCGAGGCCGGTGCTGTGGGTCACCCCCAGCACCCGCTCGCTGCGGCACGGGGACACGGGTCAGCGGGACGCAGGGACCCCTCTGCAATGCCCTCGCCCACCCCTCGCCCTTCACAGAGCCTCTGGCATCACCAACCGCTGCCCGcgggggctcagccccagccccccggGACCGGGGGCGATGGAGCCGGGGCTGGACCCCCGGGCACGGGCCGAGGGAGGCACATCTTGGTGCTGCCACGCGGGGACTTACTTCCAGAAAAGGCCGCTGGCACTGACCCAGCTGGCGCTCGCCGACGTGTTCTGCAACACAGAGACCCGGCAGGTCACCCCCACTGCCACCATCACCGCCACCcccaccaccactgccaccatCCCTGATGTCCCTCCTGGTCCCGGCCCCAACCAGACCCTCCTCTTCTGCTGCAGGCAAAGCTTCTCCCAAGGGAAACCGCCTGCAGCTCCTGGCCCCACAGCACCTCACCCCGGCACTGGCCCCGGGGCCACCGACCTGGCAGAGCTCCGCGTTCCTGGGGTCAGCGCAGGTCCAGGGCAGGGGGTTCCGGAAGGAGGAGCCCAGGTAGTACAAAGCCCAGGCGATGACGACGTTGTAGTAGAGGAACACGAGGGAGGCCATGATCAGCATGGACACGCCAACGCCTGGGCGAGgacaggggctgctgggggacggggggggcaggcaggggcatGCTCGCACCCCGCAGACCCCTGGCCCCAGCACAGGTCCAAGGGGCTGGAGAGGTGGCAGGAGACCTGCCCGGGGCTGCCCAGCGATGCGGGGTGCAGTCTAAGGCCTCACCAGGGGGGTGTCCCAGCCCCCGTGCCCACCCCGCACCCCTTCCCacagcccagccagccccagcagctgcgGGCCAGGAAGGAGAgatgcccccagcccccagccccaccttTCAGGAGCGGGCAGCACTTCCAGACAGCGAGGGGCCCCGCGGTCCCGTACCGGCCCAGGCTCAGCTCCATCAGGAAGAGGGGCAGCCCCGCGACGAGCAGCATGATGACGTAGGGGATGAGGAAGACAcctgggagaaggagaggggcAGTGGGTCGGGGGGATGGCCAGCACCAGTCCAGGCTCCCCAAAGCACAGACGTGTGTGGTTCGGCCTCATGGCAGGGACACGTGTCCAGGCAGGATGGAGCGGGGCAGGGAAAGCTCCTGGGGGCTGCTGGCTCCATCCTGGGGACTGTCCCCCACAGACGAGTTCCCCATGAGCCCTGCAGCAGGGGTCTGAGCTGGGAGCTCATGGGATCCCACTGGCCCTGGCTTGGGGTGGGTGGTGGGAGAAGCACTGGGGTGCAGCTGTGGGTGCTGAGGTGGTTCTCAGGGCAATGGGATGCTCAGGGGtgtgggatgctcagggctgtgGGATGCTCTGGGCTGTGGGATGCTCAGGGCAATgggatgctcagggctgtgGGATGCTCTGGGCtgtgggatgctcagggctgtgGGATGCTCTGGGTtgtgggatgctcagggctgtgggatgctcagggctgtgggatgctcagggccgtgggatgctcagggctgtgGGATGCTCTGGGCtgtgggatgctcagggctgtgGGATGCTCTGGGCtgtgggatgctcagggctgtgggatgctcagggctgtgGGATGCTCTGGGCtgtgggatgctcagggctgTCTCTTAAAGACCTCTTAAAGCATCCTTCCCCTCCGTTACTCACGGTGGGATTAAAGGGGTGGTGTTCAGGTGGGCAACACAAGACCCCGCATCCCGCCAGCACCCATGTTTGCTGTCCTGGAGAGCACAGCCCCCATGCACTGGCAccctgtccctccccagcccctccgtgCTCCTGGCCTCCATCCAGGAGAAGTGAGCAGTGCCTGGGTGTCCAGGGAAGGGACCCACCTCCTCCGTTGCGGTAACACAGGTAGGGAAAGCGCCAGATGCCACCCAGCCCCACGCAGTAGCCCATGGAGGACAGCAGGAACTTGTACTTGCTGGCCCAGCTCTGccggggtgggctgggggccgGGGCCTCAGGCCGGGGCTGTCTGGTGGGGTTGGCGTTTGGATCCTCCATCTGCAGAGAGGAACAAAGCGTCAGGACCCACTGCCGACCCCGTGAGGTTCCTCGGCAGGGCTGCGCATGGCCAAGTTCCCCCTGAAAAAGCATCTGGCTCCCAAAGGGGCTTTGGGGCTCTGCCTGAATCCCACCCAGGGGGAGTCTATG is a window of Nyctibius grandis isolate bNycGra1 chromosome 2, bNycGra1.pri, whole genome shotgun sequence DNA encoding:
- the LOC137660577 gene encoding sodium-dependent proline transporter-like, which encodes MATGGETSGQVLLQSRDPPLAAPMLEDGPMEDPNANPTRQPRPEAPAPSPPRQSWASKYKFLLSSMGYCVGLGGIWRFPYLCYRNGGGVFLIPYVIMLLVAGLPLFLMELSLGRYGTAGPLAVWKCCPLLKGVGVSMLIMASLVFLYYNVVIAWALYYLGSSFRNPLPWTCADPRNAELCQNTSASASWVSASGLFWNERVLGVTHSTGLGDPGLVQWPLALWLLAAWILVFLFTLKGIRNSGKTLYLTAAFPYVVNFILIIWGATLDGALDGIRFYIVPDWSRLRSAQVWSDAASQIFYSLGIGWGSLLSVAARKKSDNVIRDTLVFTIWNCCISFFTGFAIFSVLGHMAWRKRVPVGSVTISGPGMIHVAYAETFSLLPASQLWSFLFFLVLVTLGVVTLFGNIESITTDVLDRFPALKDWRRKAVLLGALCTFLYLLGLPLVTQGGIFWFILIDTYSTSFGLIIITLFMCLGIAYCYGVKQFCQDITDMICQCPPWCRRMLVYFKVCWVFATPIVLLCTLFYTALDTHSAALHYGTYEFPAWGRRLGICLGILTCLPLPLGAAVALARESGTLSDRFKKATQPLPSWRGAAA